A region of Culicoides brevitarsis isolate CSIRO-B50_1 chromosome 1, AGI_CSIRO_Cbre_v1, whole genome shotgun sequence DNA encodes the following proteins:
- the LOC134827129 gene encoding spidroin-2-like has protein sequence MKLLRFILLILSTVFVLNCEAGRGFSSRGGGSRGGGGWGSRPSSSGSSWFGSKSKSPSSPSYSRPSTNSRPAPAPSYGWNVQSRPSNPSPSASSPGSLSYPRQPAYNPSYNAKPAISNPSPGSLSYPKQPAYNPSFNSKPSTGTKPVGPPSTSGSYPKQPSTSGGSYPKQPSAPVGPPPSYPGYGTGGANPPAYSRYTPKSQAPAYNAPSYATRPNPPAYSPSAPSSQGVKPYSNVNTGSYPKQTYTSVPASHASYPQQQYGSHSYGYGGAPGGYGYGTQSHGYGYGGGHAAPVGPPVYNHYGGSAGYGYPAGPTIINNHYGGGGFGGGYGGGYGYGGGGFGSGGSGSSIGSHLLTAGLFYGLGRVTSPSYGYGYGGLGSVHRSSSSTTNVHNTYNNYYDHGSTTTSTVTPPVQAVNTDTNTQPQATNVQQPQGPSPTDIYLTQPKDPYGVIIPSNSTNTNQPSVQEPPVIIPRTVDLTKQKLYEPVEVPFDEVSKHKINEQPLWLNESIDHLVFYGLNFPTWNETTVIKSAPLVAVNAPVNEANPSQTTTTTTPKPEPEPTGLGAKIGKIFYNVVSWFSSGYKNDNANAKTPQIYLEDETQGRPEAEMLRKTLEEKQNEAGKVLT, from the coding sequence ATGAAGTTACTgcgtttcattttattaattctttcgACGGTTTTTGTGCTCAATTGTGAAGCAGGTCGAGGTTTTTCGAGTCGTGGCGGCGGAAGTCGAGGAGGAGGAGGCTGGGGTTCAAGACCTTCATCTTCTGGGTCTTCTTGGTTCGGCAGCAAATCAAAATCGCCAAGTTCGCCTTCGTACAGTAGACCATCGACAAATAGTCGTCCCGCTCCAGCGCCAAGTTACGGATGGAATGTTCAAAGTCGCCCGAGTAATCCATCGCCATCAGCTTCGTCGCCGGGATCTTTGAGTTATCCGCGACAACCTGCTTATAATCCTTCATACAATGCAAAACCTGCGATCAGTAATCCATCTCCAGGTTCTTTGAGTTATCCGAAGCAACCGGCATACAATCCTTCGTTTAATTCTAAACCTTCGACAGGAACAAAACCTGTTGGACCTCCAAGTACAAGCGGATCATATCCAAAACAACCTTCAACTAGCGGAGGATCTTATCCGAAACAACCTTCAGCTCCTGTTGGTCCTCCTCCATCATATCCGGGATACGGAACAGGAGGAGCGAATCCTCCTGCCTATAGTCGTTACACGCCAAAGTCTCAAGCTCCAGCTTACAATGCTCCATCATATGCTACTCGCCCAAATCCTCCTGCTTATTCTCCTTCAGCTCCAAGCTCTCAGGGAGTTAAGCCTTATTCAAATGTGAATACCGGAAGTTATCCGAAACAAACTTATACTTCAGTTCCTGCGAGTCACGCTTCCTATCCTCAGCAGCAATACGGATCTCATAGCTATGGTTATGGAGGAGCGCCCGGAGGATATGGTTACGGAACTCAAAGCCATGGTTACGGATATGGCGGAGGACATGCTGCTCCTGTAGGACCTCCTGTGTACAATCATTATGGAGGAAGTGCAGGATATGGATATCCAGCTGGACCAACGATCATTAACAATCACTATGGCGGCGGGGGATTCGGAGGGGGATACGGCGGAGGATATGGCTATGGAGGAGGAGGATTCGGCTCTGGAGGTTCAGGATCTTCGATTGGAAGTCATTTACTCACTGCTGGATTGTTTTATGGCTTAGGAAGAGTCACAAGTCCTTCCTATGGTTATGGTTATGGAGGTTTGGGATCCGTACATCGCTCGTCTTCGTCTACGACAAATGTTCACAATACTTATAACAATTATTACGATCATGGATCGACTACTACAAGTACAGTTACGCCTCCAGTTCAAGCAGTTAATACCGATACAAATACTCAACCTCAAGCTACTAATGTACAACAACCTCAAGGTCCATCGCCGACAGATATTTATCTAACACAACCGAAAGATCCATACGGTGTAATTATTCCATCAAATTCAACAAATACCAATCAACCTTCTGTACAAGAACCGCCAGTCATCATTCCTCGCACTGTCGACCTTACGAAACAAAAACTCTACGAACCCGTTGAAGTTCCCTTCGACGAAGTatcgaaacacaaaataaacgaACAACCGTTGTGGCTTAACGAGAGCATAGATCATCTCGTTTTCTATGGTTTGAATTTTCCAACATGGAATGAAACAACAGTCATTAAAAGTGCTCCGTTAGTTGCTGTTAATGCGCCTGTTAATGAAGCAAATCCTTCtcaaacaacgacgacgacgactccaAAGCCTGAACCAGAACCAACAGGATTGGGCGCgaaaataggaaaaatattttataatgttgTCAGTTGGTTCTCGAGCGGATATAAGAATGACAATGCAAATGCCAAAACTCCTCAGATTTATTTAGAAGATGAGACTCAAGGAAGGCCCGAAGCGGAAATGTTGAGAAAAACGTTGGAAGAGAAACAAAATGAAGCGGGAAAAGTTTTaacttga